One genomic region from Nilaparvata lugens isolate BPH chromosome 3, ASM1435652v1, whole genome shotgun sequence encodes:
- the LOC120350319 gene encoding facilitated trehalose transporter Tret1-like — protein MSVFNRSVLKIERNKNQYTVFYATSIENIISVSGTLGTFFQLMLTVGILYVYVVGTLFSYSSLQVLCGIVPVVFMLLFVKAPDSPTYLLKKGRRHDAEKALRLLRGPSYDIHAELNNIQYELDKASRQKVSFAKAIMKKASLKSLFIALGLMLFQQFSGVNAVIFYSVSIFQAAGSTLDPSICTVIVGIIQVIVTYFSAVLVDKAGRRILLLISSSVMALCLGCLGYYFHLQQKGEDVSNIGMIPLVSVCVFIVVFSLGFGPIPWLMTGELFSGDIKGFASSLAVTLNWTSTFILTKTFQSFLTTIGADWTFWALASICSVGTVFVFLFVIETKGKSLEEIQCELAGKPYLPNDNDKL, from the exons atgtcagtTTTCAATAGATCAGTGTTGAAAATTG AGCGCAATAAGAACCAATACACAGTATTTTATGCAACttcaatagaaaatattatttctgtttCAGGAACGCTTGGCACATTTTTCCAGTTGATGCTCACCGTTGGTATTCTGTATGTGTACGTGGTTGGAACACTGTTCAGTTACAGTTCACTGCAAGTACTGTGTGGCATAGTGCCGGTTGTGTTCATGCTGCTATTTGTGAAGGCGCCTGACAGCCCGACCTACCTGTTGAAGAAGGGCCGTCGCCATGATGCCGAGAAGGCGCTGCGTCTGCTCAGAGGTCCATCTTATGACATACATGCTGAGCTCAACAACATTCAGTATGAATTGGACAAAGCTTCAAGACAAAAAGTTTCTTTTGCAAAGGCTATAATGAAAAAAGCCTCTTTAAAGAGCTTATTCATAGCTCTAGGTTTGATGTTATTTCAGCAATTTTCTGGAGTGAATGCTGTCATATTCTATTCAGTATCTATATTTCAAGCAGCTGGAAGCACTCTAGACCCATCTATTTGTACAGTGATTGTTGGCATCATTCAGGTCATTGTTACTTATTTCTCAGCAGTTTTGGTGGACAAGGCTGGTAGAAGAATACTCCTTCTAATCTCCTCGTCGGTTATGGCTCTCTGCCTAGGTTGTTTGGGATATTATTTCCATCTTCAACAAAAAGGTGAAGACGTTAGCAATATTGGTATGATACCTCTAGTAAGTGTTTGCGTTTTCATAGTTGTCTTCTCTTTAGGGTTCGGTCCAATCCCTTGGCTCATGACAGGTGAGTTATTTTCTGGTGATATCAAAGGCTTTGCCTCAAGTTTGGCAGTTACCCTTAATTGGACATCCACATTTATACTGACAAAAACCTTCCAATCATTCCTCACTACAATTGGAGCTGATTGGACATTTTGGGCTCTAGCTTCAATATGCAGTGTAGGAActgtatttgtgtttttatttgttattgaaaCAAAAGGCAAAAGTCtagaagaaattcaatgtgaacTGGCAGGGAAACCTTACTTACCCAATGATAATGATAAACTATGA